One Spirochaetota bacterium genomic window carries:
- a CDS encoding AMP-binding protein has protein sequence MIKNIEDLPIFKAVGLKNVKTDRDAFIFSNSDGSDERVTYQMLFDNCNRVARALVKAGVAKGDTFSILMRNHPEFLYALFAGLTIGAIAVPIDPRSKERKLSFQILNTKSKGIILAGDMLESVEEIKSDIASVPVIGITYKKHHGVPDKGKYPSLNDILANENPEPPDQALDLDFGLPTQIIHTSGTTGDPKGVVLKANRYMLYSLLGNGVWQYKDDDIPYTGLSMTHGNAQSVTIIPTIAKGITAVVGEKFTKSRIWDICRKYGCTTWSSLGGMLSGIYNEPVKPNDGDNPVRVVISAGTPRAIWETFEKRFNVKVHEWYGAVEGGFAHNPPGGPIGAFGKPLEQFMEMKVVDENDNDCAPGELGELISKMKMGNTEVNYLGKKKESEEKTRGGWLRSGDICHRDENGFFYFDFRKGGGLRRQGDFIQPDLIEKIIGEHDSVSEVCVYGIPTSSGAPGESDIVAAIMPFEGKDPDIASLKSLCLATLERNSVPSFFQIVDEIPKTVTEKPLERVLRENFKPDAKNVIRIQV, from the coding sequence ATGATTAAAAACATTGAAGACCTTCCCATTTTCAAGGCGGTGGGGCTGAAAAATGTCAAGACTGATCGCGACGCGTTTATTTTCAGCAACTCCGACGGATCGGATGAGCGCGTGACCTATCAGATGCTATTCGATAACTGCAACAGGGTGGCGCGCGCCCTTGTAAAGGCGGGCGTCGCCAAGGGCGACACCTTCAGCATTCTCATGCGGAATCACCCGGAGTTCCTCTATGCGCTCTTCGCGGGACTCACCATCGGCGCGATTGCCGTTCCCATCGACCCGCGGTCGAAGGAGCGGAAGCTGTCCTTCCAGATCCTCAACACAAAGTCGAAGGGGATCATCCTGGCCGGCGACATGCTGGAGAGCGTTGAAGAGATAAAATCGGACATTGCCTCGGTGCCCGTCATCGGCATTACCTATAAAAAGCACCACGGCGTTCCGGACAAGGGGAAATATCCGTCCCTGAACGATATACTCGCGAACGAGAACCCGGAGCCGCCCGACCAGGCCCTTGACCTGGATTTCGGCCTGCCGACCCAGATCATACATACGTCGGGAACTACGGGCGATCCCAAGGGCGTGGTCCTGAAGGCGAACCGGTACATGCTCTACAGCCTGCTGGGCAACGGCGTGTGGCAGTACAAGGACGACGACATTCCCTACACGGGCCTGTCCATGACCCACGGCAACGCCCAGTCCGTCACCATCATTCCGACCATCGCCAAGGGCATCACCGCCGTGGTCGGCGAGAAATTCACCAAGAGCCGCATCTGGGACATCTGCCGCAAGTACGGCTGCACCACCTGGTCGTCCCTGGGAGGCATGCTCAGCGGCATCTACAACGAGCCGGTGAAGCCGAACGACGGCGATAACCCGGTCCGTGTTGTCATCAGCGCCGGGACTCCCCGAGCCATCTGGGAGACCTTCGAGAAGCGCTTCAACGTGAAGGTGCACGAGTGGTATGGCGCGGTCGAGGGCGGCTTCGCCCACAATCCTCCGGGCGGCCCCATCGGCGCGTTCGGCAAGCCCCTGGAGCAGTTCATGGAGATGAAGGTCGTGGACGAGAACGACAACGACTGCGCCCCCGGAGAGCTGGGCGAGCTCATAAGCAAGATGAAGATGGGCAACACGGAAGTCAACTACCTGGGCAAGAAGAAGGAGTCCGAGGAAAAGACCCGGGGCGGCTGGCTGCGGAGCGGCGACATATGCCACCGGGACGAGAACGGCTTCTTCTATTTTGATTTCCGCAAGGGCGGCGGTCTGCGGCGCCAGGGAGATTTCATACAGCCGGACCTGATCGAGAAGATCATCGGCGAGCATGACAGCGTTTCCGAGGTCTGCGTATACGGCATTCCCACTTCCTCGGGCGCGCCGGGCGAAAGCGATATCGTCGCAGCCATCATGCCCTTCGAAGGCAAGGATCCGGACATCGCATCGCTCAAGTCTCTCTGCCTGGCCACCCTGGAGAGGAACAGCGTGCCCA
- a CDS encoding acyl-CoA/acyl-ACP dehydrogenase, translated as MKQSLEERIEQLKLRNASQKLNFLGRILVDNREITMWEHDTKMLPRGARKWRRRALQFSREHIRPAALEADRDPHGFDTKPILKKAIKAGFQTLLLPTPLGNASFVDYLKKPSFQVVLAAEEFMTEDGGLGLMLLAHNLGLAPVFLSGHLRTYFRHFIPYYLKARYFGDDSTWAFAITEPEAGSDVEDPVGAASARLVTVAKPAPGGYILNGRKCFISGGAGAAKVTVYAKIEGEDIESWTCFIVERGMKGFSVGRREKKMGQRASDASELIFEDVFVPDRNVVGVKRGGWANNKNVLNYSRPAVGAMALGIGRGAFERCLDFCRKTNLGPKPLIEYQDVQIELADMMLQIWMCRSMVWHSCRLFRSGQGLAAACKVAVSDTANRVCGQAMELMGDHGYIHSYGVEKAWRDSRLNQIYEGTNQLNRLALLEHYWDAEISTSKSTEQILI; from the coding sequence ATGAAACAATCACTGGAAGAACGCATAGAGCAGCTCAAGCTGCGCAATGCCTCGCAGAAGCTCAACTTCCTGGGCCGCATTCTCGTGGACAACAGGGAAATCACGATGTGGGAGCACGACACCAAAATGCTTCCCCGGGGCGCCAGGAAATGGAGAAGGCGGGCCCTGCAGTTCTCCCGCGAGCATATTCGGCCTGCGGCGCTTGAGGCTGACCGGGACCCCCATGGTTTTGATACAAAGCCGATTCTAAAAAAGGCCATCAAGGCCGGGTTCCAGACTCTCCTATTGCCGACACCCCTGGGAAACGCCAGTTTCGTCGACTACCTGAAAAAACCTTCCTTCCAGGTCGTCCTTGCGGCCGAGGAGTTCATGACCGAGGACGGCGGCCTGGGACTGATGCTCCTGGCCCATAACCTGGGCCTCGCGCCGGTGTTCCTGTCCGGACACCTGCGGACCTATTTCCGGCATTTCATTCCCTACTACTTGAAGGCGCGATATTTTGGCGACGATTCCACCTGGGCATTCGCTATAACCGAGCCAGAGGCCGGTTCCGATGTTGAGGACCCGGTGGGCGCGGCGAGCGCGCGACTTGTCACCGTGGCCAAACCTGCCCCGGGAGGCTATATCCTGAACGGCCGCAAGTGCTTTATCTCCGGCGGCGCGGGCGCGGCCAAGGTTACGGTATACGCCAAGATCGAGGGAGAGGACATTGAGTCGTGGACCTGCTTCATCGTGGAGCGCGGTATGAAGGGCTTCTCCGTGGGACGCCGCGAGAAGAAGATGGGACAGCGTGCCTCGGACGCGTCGGAGCTCATTTTCGAGGACGTGTTCGTGCCGGATCGCAACGTCGTGGGCGTCAAGCGCGGCGGCTGGGCCAACAACAAGAACGTGCTTAATTACTCGCGGCCGGCGGTAGGGGCCATGGCCCTGGGCATCGGCCGGGGCGCCTTCGAGCGCTGCCTCGACTTCTGCCGGAAGACGAACCTGGGGCCGAAGCCCCTTATCGAGTATCAGGACGTGCAGATCGAGCTGGCGGACATGATGCTCCAGATATGGATGTGCCGCAGCATGGTGTGGCACTCCTGCCGGCTCTTCAGGTCCGGCCAGGGGCTGGCGGCAGCTTGCAAGGTGGCCGTCTCCGACACCGCCAACCGGGTGTGCGGCCAGGCCATGGAGCTCATGGGAGACCACGGTTACATCCATTCCTACGGCGTGGAGAAGGCGTGGAGGGATTCTCGGCTCAACCAGATCTACGAGGGGACCAACCAGCTCAATCGTCTGGCGCTCCTCGAGCATTACTGGGACGCCGAGATCAGCACCAGCAAATCAACTGAGCAAATTCTTATATAA
- a CDS encoding acyl-CoA dehydrogenase, with product MGEVLVNNVTTALSSEELGHFMDLARQFTKKQVEPMFEGEFPDGNPDLVGKIIDTAFITGLASSPDKTSAGCEYGIWGCASDTAGLNYSISILSIVGSVCGGVAMMLHAQGVASHIALMGNPAAALGGERLGLCVQEGVSLPHYGTIKSPDLDLPARVTTEARKVPEGYAINGEKSFVWSIPRPDAYVVFARIDGHWGCFVVPAGSDGLIEADVGWRSGLRLCGLRNLKFNNVTVPAGNRIDDGNATALLARAMSLNWVGMSAIAVGIARGALAAAEEYSSQRYQGGTIIENHPAVKLLLGDSESKVAVAEAAVQGISVPCESFDRDFTRAAKTKLAIMELCAKSVTDCMQSMGGYGYMEDFKIEKRLRDVATLKSAGGSPTYLKQLIFDIDREERQ from the coding sequence ATGGGGGAAGTTCTAGTTAATAACGTTACTACTGCATTGTCTTCAGAAGAGCTGGGTCATTTTATGGACCTGGCGCGTCAATTCACCAAGAAGCAGGTTGAGCCCATGTTCGAGGGCGAGTTCCCTGACGGGAATCCGGACCTCGTGGGTAAAATCATCGATACTGCCTTCATCACCGGGCTTGCCAGCTCGCCCGACAAGACCTCTGCCGGATGCGAATACGGCATATGGGGCTGCGCGTCGGATACGGCGGGGCTGAACTACTCGATATCGATCCTGTCCATCGTCGGGAGCGTGTGCGGCGGCGTCGCCATGATGCTCCACGCCCAGGGCGTGGCGTCGCATATCGCCCTGATGGGGAATCCGGCCGCGGCCCTGGGGGGAGAGCGGCTGGGCCTCTGTGTCCAGGAAGGCGTGTCTCTACCGCACTACGGCACCATCAAGTCGCCGGACCTCGACCTGCCGGCCCGCGTGACGACCGAGGCCCGCAAGGTTCCCGAAGGCTATGCGATCAACGGGGAGAAATCCTTTGTGTGGTCCATACCGCGGCCTGACGCCTATGTGGTTTTCGCCCGCATCGACGGGCATTGGGGCTGCTTCGTCGTTCCCGCCGGCTCAGACGGGCTTATCGAGGCGGACGTGGGCTGGCGTTCCGGTCTGCGTCTTTGCGGCCTTCGCAATCTCAAATTCAACAATGTCACCGTGCCGGCGGGCAACCGCATAGACGACGGCAACGCCACCGCCCTGCTGGCGCGTGCCATGTCCCTTAACTGGGTCGGCATGAGCGCCATCGCCGTGGGTATAGCCAGGGGCGCCCTTGCCGCCGCCGAGGAATACTCGTCCCAGCGATACCAGGGGGGCACCATCATTGAGAACCACCCGGCCGTGAAGCTCCTCCTGGGAGATTCGGAATCGAAGGTAGCCGTGGCGGAGGCCGCGGTGCAGGGGATCTCCGTTCCCTGTGAAAGCTTCGACCGCGATTTCACCAGGGCGGCCAAGACCAAGCTTGCGATCATGGAACTCTGCGCGAAATCCGTCACGGACTGCATGCAGTCCATGGGCGGCTACGGCTACATGGAGGATTTCAAGATCGAGAAGCGTTTGCGCGATGTCGCGACCCTCAAGTCCGCGGGCGGATCGCCCACGTATCTCAAACAGCTCATATTCGACATCGACAGGGAGGAGCGGCAATGA
- a CDS encoding TetR/AcrR family transcriptional regulator — MNKKVTLEQIRKAQIIEATFKKITEIGIQNITLDDIAEEAQLSKGGIAYYYASKDNLIKEAFKEFFNNIFLRSKTVMDQCADPIDKLLSFTWLYNWDDPLVEIGYSILFDAMSLASHDKDFRDIFHEWFNEWISLLGLAIEECNARGLLSIADIKGTAKAISSIYQGVATRWYLDRDNHSSEWAVSFSRKAITGLLNRPE, encoded by the coding sequence ATGAATAAAAAAGTAACTCTAGAACAGATAAGGAAGGCCCAGATTATCGAGGCCACTTTCAAGAAAATCACAGAAATAGGCATTCAGAATATCACCCTTGATGATATCGCGGAAGAGGCTCAATTATCCAAAGGCGGCATAGCGTATTATTATGCGTCGAAAGATAACCTGATAAAAGAAGCATTCAAAGAGTTCTTTAATAATATTTTTTTGCGAAGCAAAACCGTAATGGATCAGTGCGCGGATCCGATTGATAAGCTTCTATCTTTTACATGGTTGTATAATTGGGATGATCCGCTGGTGGAAATCGGTTATTCAATTCTTTTTGACGCCATGTCGCTGGCGAGCCATGATAAGGATTTCCGCGATATTTTTCATGAATGGTTCAATGAGTGGATTTCACTTCTGGGGCTCGCGATAGAGGAGTGCAATGCCCGGGGATTGTTGTCGATTGCCGATATAAAGGGCACGGCAAAGGCTATCTCGTCGATATATCAGGGAGTGGCAACGCGGTGGTATCTTGACAGGGATAATCATTCATCTGAATGGGCGGTATCGTTTTCACGTAAGGCAATCACCGGTCTTCTGAACAGACCGGAGTAA
- a CDS encoding aminotransferase class I/II-fold pyridoxal phosphate-dependent enzyme: MSRIDSQLKVESLLLHGGQEPDPATGARAVPIYQTTSYQFNDADHAANLFALKESGNIYTRIMNPTTDVFEKRMAALDGGVGALAVASGQSAITLSILNIARAGDEIVSADNLYGGTYTLFHYTLPRMGIKVHFVKSNDLDAIRRAITPGTKAIYAESIGNPKLDVADLEGISKIAHGAGIPFILDNTVSPYLLRPFDHGVDIIVYSATKFIGGHGTSVGGVIVDSGAFDWTGGRFPLIADPEPSYHGIPFVEALRPVGNIAYITKARVTLLRDMGPSLSPFNSFLFLQGLETLHLRMPCHSLNALAVARHLEKHRAVSWVNYPGLDSSPEQGRVGKYLARGAGALVGFGIKGGVAAGKKFINSLRMISHLANIGDAKTLAIHPASTTHQQLSPEEQLATGVLPDYIRLSIGIEHIDDIIADIDQALAGAAG, translated from the coding sequence ATGAGCAGAATTGATTCTCAACTGAAAGTAGAATCTTTGTTGCTACACGGAGGCCAGGAACCGGATCCAGCCACTGGCGCCAGGGCCGTTCCCATTTACCAGACAACATCCTATCAATTCAATGACGCCGATCACGCGGCCAATCTCTTTGCCCTGAAGGAGTCGGGCAACATATACACGAGGATCATGAATCCCACCACGGATGTCTTTGAAAAGCGCATGGCGGCCCTGGACGGCGGTGTCGGCGCCCTTGCCGTGGCCAGCGGCCAATCAGCCATCACGCTGTCGATTCTCAATATCGCCAGGGCCGGCGATGAGATCGTATCCGCCGACAATCTCTACGGCGGCACCTATACCCTGTTTCATTACACCCTGCCGCGGATGGGCATTAAGGTGCATTTCGTGAAATCAAACGACCTGGACGCGATCCGTAGGGCGATCACGCCGGGAACGAAAGCGATCTACGCCGAATCGATCGGCAATCCAAAGCTTGACGTGGCCGATCTCGAAGGCATCTCGAAAATCGCCCATGGCGCCGGGATCCCCTTCATCCTGGACAACACGGTTTCGCCCTATCTCCTCCGGCCCTTTGACCACGGCGTGGACATCATTGTCTATTCCGCCACCAAGTTCATCGGCGGCCACGGCACCTCCGTCGGCGGCGTCATCGTCGATTCGGGCGCCTTCGACTGGACCGGCGGCAGGTTTCCCCTCATCGCGGACCCGGAACCGAGTTACCACGGCATTCCCTTCGTGGAGGCGCTGAGGCCGGTGGGCAACATCGCCTATATTACCAAGGCCCGGGTCACCCTGCTCCGCGACATGGGGCCGTCCCTGTCGCCTTTCAATTCCTTTCTCTTCCTGCAGGGGCTGGAGACCCTCCACCTGCGCATGCCCTGCCACTCCCTGAACGCCCTGGCCGTGGCGCGGCACCTGGAGAAGCACCGGGCCGTCAGCTGGGTGAACTATCCGGGCCTCGACTCGAGCCCGGAGCAGGGGCGGGTCGGGAAATACCTGGCCCGGGGAGCCGGGGCCCTGGTGGGATTCGGCATCAAGGGAGGCGTCGCCGCTGGCAAGAAATTCATAAATTCACTGCGGATGATATCGCACCTGGCCAACATCGGCGACGCCAAGACCCTGGCGATCCACCCGGCGAGCACCACTCACCAGCAGCTCTCGCCGGAGGAACAGCTCGCCACCGGCGTATTGCCCGACTACATCAGGCTGTCCATCGGCATCGAGCACATCGACGACATCATCGCCGATATCGACCAGGCCCTTGCCGGGGCCGCGGGATGA
- a CDS encoding alpha/beta hydrolase, with protein sequence MKLVFIHGAGGCGALWHYQTKRFRESDAVTLPGHPDGNPRGSVDEYRQWLRAYVLDARYGRLVLAGQSMGGAVALSYALAHPTDVAGLVLIGTGARLRVNPGFLQTLNDNTDKPPSWYRGIVSVMYSGVEPAVRDRVLDAICSFPVSTHLNDFLCCDRFDIMERIGEIAMPVLVICGDRDVMTPVKYSRFLADRIPGSRFVVIPEAGHMVFLEKPDEINGEIEGFLGGLQ encoded by the coding sequence ATGAAACTAGTATTCATCCACGGCGCCGGCGGCTGCGGCGCCCTCTGGCATTACCAGACAAAACGCTTCCGGGAGAGCGATGCCGTAACCCTGCCGGGACATCCCGACGGGAATCCCCGCGGCAGCGTCGACGAATACCGGCAGTGGCTTCGCGCCTATGTCCTGGACGCGCGGTACGGCAGGTTGGTCCTGGCGGGCCAGAGCATGGGGGGCGCCGTCGCCCTGTCCTACGCCCTGGCCCATCCGACCGATGTCGCCGGCCTGGTACTGATCGGCACCGGCGCGCGGCTCAGGGTGAATCCCGGTTTTTTGCAGACCCTGAACGATAATACGGACAAGCCTCCTTCCTGGTACCGCGGCATCGTCTCGGTCATGTACAGCGGCGTTGAACCAGCGGTGCGGGACCGGGTCCTCGACGCGATATGCTCCTTCCCCGTGAGCACGCACCTCAATGACTTCCTCTGCTGCGACCGTTTTGATATTATGGAAAGGATAGGGGAGATCGCGATGCCGGTCCTGGTCATCTGCGGCGACAGGGATGTCATGACGCCGGTCAAGTATTCGCGGTTCCTGGCTGACAGGATTCCCGGCTCCCGGTTCGTCGTAATCCCCGAGGCGGGCCACATGGTTTTTCTAGAAAAGCCGGATGAGATTAACGGGGAGATCGAGGGCTTTCTCGGCGGATTGCAGTGA
- a CDS encoding PAS domain S-box protein: MFTAVNHNLRKRVLSLIVAAGIGVSILYAAAVLPVSGKESAPGPLQSGTRTTPDPGAAPAGERTINLEDPVEARSIGPVVDYLEDPGSNLSIGTVSSPAWDRRFKHHIDDSPNFGLTNSAYWIRFTLRNPLAKPIPFDLVVDYPLLDDIRLFVPEEGGTFTMKKSGDTIPFSEREFKHPGFVFPLVIGPGKKTCYIRVKTSSAMTIPISVMSREGLYKSMMLDNWLYGLYYGMMLIMLVYNLFLFFSVRSRDYLFYSLYILAFLLATLAIRGHGTQFLWPATPFLSDTSLYNFIFIATYMLFAREFMNTWSLSSLLDRLSLVTAGLSLAGFVLNLVFLNRLAMMFLSITLAIVAIILTFFISGIALRRKVRQANFYAASWAIIVIAILLYALRGMGIIPLTIVTHLFFRFAMVGQILIFSFGLADKINVMKKKLEILNANIVREMSDHIRDKEALRRSEERFRGVVERNFDIIFMMDTEGRITYMSPSITAMSGFRADELVGKMFGNYLDDDVAGIGRLIFGDLLKGKEIIGYETSFKKKDGTRLSVEINLSPIMKNDAVMGVQGIARDVSERKMAEEALLEEKERLAITLRSIGEGVIAMDIKWRVHLINKAAEELTGWRQDEVMGKTISDVLVLIDQKTGIVKDPVKTGLIQDVSVGFRSNTVLVRRDRTERIVSEHCAPIFDRSGRVSGYVIVVRDISDEVKFHGELLKIEKLESIGILAGGIAHDFNNILTAIMGNINLAKLMVSGNVRLMDILEDAEKASVRAQELTHQFLTFSKGGAPVRRIASIEEIIRDSSRFILRGSNVRCVYNFQDDLWPVNVDVGQFSQVIQNLVINADQAMPDGGDITITTENIILSADSGLPVSPGRYVKIIVSDTGIGIPLENQSKIFDPYFTTKGSGNGLGLTSTYSIIKRHDGYIFVDSHIGAGTTFFIYLPSSDTAGEAEELQNRSLPTGSGRILFMDDDEAVTSTASKILKHLGYTVDIAVDGDMAVALYEQSMKDGLPYDLVILDLTIPGGMGGRKTIEKLLALNGNIKAIVSSGYSNDPIMANYRDYGFSGVIAKPYRIDELAGVVGEVLKDKNRS; the protein is encoded by the coding sequence TTGTTCACTGCGGTCAACCATAACCTGCGAAAACGTGTCCTGAGCCTCATCGTTGCGGCGGGAATAGGGGTTTCCATCCTCTATGCTGCCGCCGTCTTGCCAGTCTCGGGAAAAGAGAGCGCCCCGGGGCCTCTGCAGTCCGGGACCCGTACCACACCTGATCCCGGCGCTGCTCCGGCCGGTGAAAGGACCATTAACCTTGAGGACCCCGTGGAGGCCAGATCAATAGGTCCCGTTGTTGATTATCTCGAAGATCCCGGTTCGAACCTTTCCATCGGCACTGTATCCTCCCCGGCATGGGACCGGAGGTTCAAGCATCATATCGACGACAGCCCCAACTTCGGCCTGACCAATTCAGCCTACTGGATACGGTTCACCCTCAGGAATCCCCTCGCCAAACCCATTCCCTTTGACCTGGTCGTCGATTATCCCCTCCTTGACGACATCAGGCTGTTTGTCCCGGAAGAGGGTGGAACGTTCACGATGAAGAAGAGCGGCGACACGATTCCCTTCAGCGAAAGGGAATTCAAGCATCCCGGGTTTGTCTTTCCCCTTGTGATAGGGCCGGGGAAGAAGACCTGCTATATCAGGGTCAAGACGTCTTCAGCCATGACCATTCCCATTTCGGTGATGTCACGGGAGGGGTTATACAAGAGCATGATGCTTGATAACTGGCTGTACGGGTTATATTATGGAATGATGCTCATCATGCTGGTATATAACCTGTTCCTGTTTTTTTCGGTGCGGAGCAGGGACTACCTGTTCTATTCTTTGTATATCCTGGCCTTTCTCCTGGCCACCCTGGCCATCAGGGGCCATGGCACCCAGTTTCTCTGGCCCGCTACCCCGTTTTTATCCGATACGAGCCTGTACAATTTCATATTTATCGCGACGTACATGCTCTTCGCCAGGGAGTTCATGAACACATGGTCGCTCTCTTCCCTGCTGGACAGGCTTTCCCTCGTGACCGCAGGCCTGAGCTTGGCCGGGTTCGTCCTGAACCTGGTATTCCTGAACAGGCTGGCGATGATGTTTCTATCGATCACCCTGGCCATTGTCGCCATTATCCTGACTTTTTTCATATCCGGTATTGCCCTGCGCCGCAAGGTGAGGCAGGCGAATTTTTACGCTGCCTCCTGGGCCATCATCGTCATCGCGATACTTCTCTACGCGCTCAGGGGCATGGGAATCATCCCCCTTACTATTGTAACGCATCTCTTTTTCAGGTTCGCCATGGTGGGGCAGATACTTATCTTTTCGTTCGGCCTGGCTGACAAGATTAACGTGATGAAGAAGAAGCTCGAGATACTCAACGCGAACATCGTCCGGGAAATGTCGGACCATATCCGGGACAAGGAGGCCCTGAGGAGGAGCGAAGAGCGCTTCCGCGGCGTCGTGGAGAGGAATTTCGACATCATATTCATGATGGATACGGAAGGACGCATAACATACATGTCGCCGTCCATCACGGCCATGTCCGGTTTCAGGGCCGATGAACTGGTCGGGAAAATGTTCGGCAATTATCTGGACGATGACGTGGCCGGCATCGGGAGGCTGATTTTCGGCGACCTGCTGAAGGGAAAGGAGATTATCGGGTACGAAACATCATTCAAGAAAAAGGACGGCACCAGGCTCAGCGTCGAGATCAATCTTTCCCCGATCATGAAGAATGACGCGGTAATGGGCGTCCAGGGCATAGCCCGGGACGTATCCGAGCGGAAGATGGCCGAGGAGGCGCTCCTCGAGGAAAAGGAGCGCCTGGCCATTACCCTGCGCTCCATAGGGGAGGGCGTCATAGCCATGGACATCAAGTGGCGCGTTCATCTCATAAACAAGGCCGCGGAGGAGCTGACAGGATGGCGCCAGGATGAGGTCATGGGGAAGACGATCAGCGATGTCCTTGTCCTGATAGACCAGAAGACGGGAATCGTCAAGGACCCTGTCAAAACGGGTTTGATCCAGGATGTATCGGTGGGGTTCCGCTCCAATACCGTCCTGGTCAGGAGGGACCGGACGGAGCGGATCGTGTCGGAGCATTGCGCCCCGATTTTTGACCGCTCCGGAAGAGTATCCGGCTATGTCATCGTCGTCAGGGACATCTCGGACGAGGTGAAATTCCACGGTGAGCTCCTCAAGATTGAAAAGCTCGAATCGATCGGCATCCTGGCCGGGGGGATCGCCCACGACTTCAATAATATTCTCACCGCCATCATGGGCAATATCAACCTGGCGAAACTGATGGTGAGCGGAAACGTCCGGCTCATGGACATCCTTGAGGACGCGGAAAAAGCCTCCGTACGGGCCCAGGAGCTCACCCACCAGTTTCTCACCTTCTCCAAGGGAGGCGCCCCGGTGCGGCGCATAGCCTCGATCGAGGAGATCATCCGCGATTCCTCGCGCTTCATACTGCGCGGCTCCAACGTGCGCTGCGTCTACAATTTCCAGGACGACCTCTGGCCCGTCAACGTGGACGTCGGCCAGTTCAGCCAGGTGATCCAGAACCTTGTCATCAACGCGGACCAGGCCATGCCTGACGGCGGCGACATCACCATAACGACGGAGAATATCATACTGTCTGCGGACAGCGGCCTTCCGGTCTCCCCGGGACGGTATGTGAAGATCATCGTTTCCGATACCGGCATCGGGATACCGCTGGAAAACCAGTCAAAGATATTCGATCCCTACTTCACCACCAAGGGGTCCGGGAACGGCCTCGGCCTCACCAGCACTTACTCGATCATAAAGCGCCATGACGGCTATATATTCGTGGATTCCCATATCGGCGCGGGCACGACCTTCTTTATCTATCTTCCCTCCTCGGATACCGCGGGCGAGGCGGAGGAGCTGCAGAACCGATCGCTGCCTACCGGATCGGGAAGGATCCTTTTTATGGATGACGATGAAGCGGTGACATCAACGGCCTCGAAGATACTGAAGCACCTCGGGTATACCGTTGACATCGCCGTGGACGGGGACATGGCGGTGGCGTTGTATGAGCAGTCGATGAAAGACGGTCTCCCCTACGACCTGGTCATCCTTGACCTGACGATACCCGGAGGCATGGGCGGCAGGAAAACCATTGAAAAGCTCCTGGCCCTGAACGGCAATATCAAGGCCATCGTGTCGAGTGGCTATTCCAACGACCCGATCATGGCCAATTACCGTGATTACGGTTTCAGCGGTGTCATAGCCAAGCCGTACCGGATCGACGAGCTTGCCGGCGTGGTCGGCGAGGTGCTGAAGGACAAGAACCGCAGCTGA
- a CDS encoding STAS domain-containing protein has protein sequence MIDIITERYGPVIVMQFRGTLTREVLKIVEEAWSDEIDTSPEPEVIALDFKAVTQIDSICINHIFKMARIAENKHVTLIIYDVFESLKKIFEVIKLDKVIPILTKQQFESQYLK, from the coding sequence ATGATAGATATCATTACCGAGAGATACGGTCCAGTTATCGTGATGCAATTCCGCGGCACCCTTACAAGGGAAGTGCTGAAAATAGTGGAAGAGGCGTGGAGCGATGAGATCGATACTTCGCCGGAACCGGAAGTGATCGCCCTTGACTTCAAGGCCGTCACGCAAATAGATTCCATATGCATCAATCATATATTCAAAATGGCGCGGATCGCTGAGAATAAACATGTTACATTGATCATTTATGATGTTTTTGAATCGCTGAAAAAAATTTTCGAGGTAATTAAACTGGACAAAGTCATTCCCATCTTGACGAAACAACAATTCGAATCACAATACCTGAAATGA